One Acutalibacter muris DNA window includes the following coding sequences:
- a CDS encoding ABC transporter permease has product MTNPSTASTPRKKPGFFKRAIEQWDLQLLVIPGILLLFVFSYIPIYGLVMAFQEYRMGEFPGQSEWVGFKQFIALFTDKNLPLVLRNTLAISGLKLTIGFVCPIVFAVFLNEMHRDGIKKVIQTISYLPHFISWTVCATLLFDFLKADGGAVNELLMALHLIQEPIDFFGRGDLFWGLALVSDTWKELGWNSIIFISAMAGVDAEMYEAADIDGATRAQKMWHITIKAIKPTIVLLFIMNVGGILNQNFDQIMMLTKQLGNPMLKDTANVIDTYIFQVGISQNRASFGTAAGLVKSLINFVLLIMANTIADKAGENALF; this is encoded by the coding sequence TTGACTAATCCAAGCACAGCCTCGACCCCGAGAAAGAAGCCAGGCTTTTTTAAACGGGCCATCGAGCAATGGGACCTGCAGCTGCTGGTTATCCCCGGCATCCTGTTACTGTTCGTATTCAGCTACATACCGATATACGGCCTGGTAATGGCTTTCCAGGAGTACCGTATGGGCGAGTTCCCCGGCCAGAGCGAGTGGGTGGGCTTTAAACAGTTCATAGCGCTGTTTACCGATAAGAACCTGCCCCTTGTGCTGCGCAACACTCTGGCCATCAGCGGCCTGAAGCTTACGATCGGCTTTGTATGCCCCATCGTCTTCGCCGTGTTCCTCAACGAGATGCACCGGGACGGCATCAAGAAGGTCATCCAGACCATCAGCTATCTGCCCCACTTCATTTCCTGGACCGTGTGCGCCACCCTGCTGTTCGACTTCCTGAAGGCCGACGGCGGCGCCGTTAACGAGCTGCTGATGGCTCTGCACCTTATACAAGAGCCTATTGACTTCTTCGGACGGGGCGACCTGTTCTGGGGATTGGCCCTTGTCTCCGACACCTGGAAGGAGCTGGGCTGGAACTCCATCATCTTTATCTCCGCTATGGCCGGCGTGGACGCGGAGATGTATGAGGCCGCCGACATCGACGGCGCCACCCGCGCCCAGAAGATGTGGCATATCACCATCAAGGCCATTAAGCCCACCATCGTTCTTCTGTTTATCATGAACGTCGGCGGCATTTTGAACCAGAACTTCGACCAGATCATGATGCTCACCAAGCAGTTGGGCAACCCCATGCTGAAGGACACCGCGAACGTTATCGACACCTACATCTTCCAGGTAGGTATCTCGCAGAACCGCGCCTCCTTCGGTACTGCGGCGGGCTTGGTCAAGTCCCTGATAAACTTTGTGCTGCTGATTATGGCTAACACCATCGCCGACAAGGCCGGTGAAAACGCACTGTTCTGA
- the purE gene encoding 5-(carboxyamino)imidazole ribonucleotide mutase: protein MPAKRVAIIMGSDSDIPAVAPAKKRLDSLGIPVEAHIFSAHRTPAAAAEFSKGARSNGFGVIIAAAGKAAHLAGALAAHTTLPVIGIPIKSSTLDGLDALLSTVQMPSGIPVATVAIDGADNAALLAAQILAVEDSELAGKLQELKDAMGRAAAEKDGALQDRKW, encoded by the coding sequence ATGCCAGCAAAAAGAGTGGCCATAATCATGGGCAGCGACAGCGATATTCCCGCCGTCGCCCCGGCCAAAAAGCGCCTTGACTCCCTTGGCATACCCGTCGAGGCCCATATCTTTTCCGCGCACCGCACCCCTGCCGCCGCCGCGGAGTTTTCAAAAGGCGCCCGGTCCAATGGCTTCGGCGTTATTATCGCCGCCGCCGGCAAGGCCGCCCATCTTGCCGGGGCCCTTGCCGCTCATACCACCCTGCCGGTGATAGGCATACCCATAAAGTCCTCCACCCTGGACGGCCTGGACGCCCTGCTTTCAACGGTGCAGATGCCCTCGGGTATCCCCGTAGCCACAGTGGCCATCGACGGCGCGGACAACGCCGCCCTTTTAGCCGCGCAGATACTGGCCGTGGAGGACTCCGAGCTTGCCGGAAAGCTCCAAGAGCTCAAGGACGCGATGGGTCGGGCCGCCGCCGAAAAAGACGGGGCTTTGCAAGACAGGAAATGGTAA